From Pseudoleptotrichia goodfellowii, a single genomic window includes:
- a CDS encoding DUF3343 domain-containing protein yields the protein MREKKEKIILTFHTTSESMRVEKIFKEYGIEGRLIPVPRKISAGCGIAWCSDIELKEKIIEVIEEKKIEMEGIHEFIM from the coding sequence ATGAGAGAAAAAAAAGAAAAAATAATACTGACTTTTCATACAACATCTGAATCAATGAGAGTTGAAAAAATATTTAAAGAATACGGAATTGAAGGCAGACTGATACCTGTTCCGAGAAAAATTTCAGCAGGTTGCGGAATTGCATGGTGTTCGGATATAGAATTAAAAGAAAAGATTATAGAAGTTATAGAAGAAAAAAAAATAGAAATGGAAGGAATACATGAGTTTATTATGTAA
- a CDS encoding selenium metabolism-associated LysR family transcriptional regulator codes for MDFKQLEVFVRLAENKSFSATANELKISQPTVSLHIKQLEEELDAPLFVRSTRELKITLTGEKLYRQVKELLEKKESIVKSFSNKRKKEMILGVSTISANYIMPPLIKKFNEEFPDVYVNISEKNSAETIKKVSDYKVDIGIVGMKIHDENCEFYPIYKDEFVFIAPNTDYYRKLKESNPSLKELVKEPFILREDGSGVKRNTELIFQSQNVNPASINTVASVNGIEVMKQLVARGVGTSLISKIAVEAWVKRGELLEIEIKENPHQYRQLYLVWNKKITLPTHVQEFLKIAKRGDIWDKSK; via the coding sequence ATGGATTTTAAACAATTGGAAGTCTTTGTTCGGCTTGCTGAAAATAAGAGTTTTTCTGCAACGGCAAATGAGCTTAAAATATCTCAACCTACAGTAAGTCTGCATATAAAGCAGTTGGAAGAGGAGCTGGATGCTCCTTTGTTTGTGCGTTCTACAAGAGAGTTGAAAATAACATTGACAGGAGAGAAACTATACAGACAGGTAAAAGAACTGTTGGAAAAGAAAGAATCCATAGTAAAATCCTTTTCAAATAAACGAAAAAAAGAAATGATATTGGGAGTATCTACAATATCGGCAAATTATATTATGCCTCCTTTAATAAAAAAGTTCAATGAGGAGTTTCCGGATGTTTATGTAAATATATCCGAGAAAAACAGTGCCGAAACTATAAAAAAAGTATCCGATTATAAAGTGGACATAGGGATAGTTGGAATGAAAATTCATGATGAAAACTGTGAATTTTATCCTATTTATAAGGATGAATTTGTATTTATAGCACCGAATACCGATTATTACAGAAAGCTGAAGGAAAGTAATCCGTCTTTAAAAGAACTGGTTAAAGAGCCTTTTATTTTGAGAGAAGACGGATCGGGAGTAAAAAGAAACACTGAACTGATTTTTCAGTCTCAAAATGTAAATCCCGCCTCGATTAATACAGTTGCATCGGTAAACGGCATAGAAGTTATGAAACAACTGGTGGCAAGGGGAGTGGGAACTTCGCTTATTTCTAAAATTGCGGTAGAAGCCTGGGTTAAAAGGGGAGAACTTTTGGAAATTGAAATAAAAGAAAATCCGCATCAATATCGGCAGTTGTATTTAGTGTGGAATAAAAAAATAACATTGCCGACACATGTGCAGGAATTTTTAAAAATAGCAAAGAGAGGAGATATTTGGGATAAATCAAAATAG